The following is a genomic window from Capnocytophaga stomatis.
ATTCCTTATTTCTCCTGAAAAAAGCAGTAGCTTCGGCACAAGTTGGCACTACTCTGAGCCTTCTGGAAGAAACTTCTTCAAGAACAGCTTTAATGAACTCATCTGCAAATTCTTTGTCAGCCACTTCAGGAATGTGTACTTTTGTGAAGAAGATTTTTCGTTCCTGTACGGAATACTCCACAAAGGCAATTTCTCCATTTACTTTTGTCTGAAATTGACGTAAAAACTCACTATCTGTTATTTCAACCATATCAGTATCAAATATTAACAATCTAAAAATAGGGTTTACTTTTGTCACCGTTTTTGTATTTAACAAAAAGGTTGTACCTTTACCCTGGTTTTATATTTGTTATTTCGGCACAAAATTACGAAATAATTCATTAATTTTCAATTTTTAAATGATAAATACTAAAACTCATATTTACCTAATGCCGGGGATGGCTGCAAGTCCCAAAATTTTTGATTTTTTAAAATTTCCTGATAATTATGAAGTTCATCTTTTAGATTGGATTCTCCCTCTGAAAGAAGAATCTTTGTCGGGATATGCTTTGCGTTTATCGAAGAATATAAAACACGAAAAACCTGTGCTTTTGGGAGTTTCTTTCGGCGGAATCATCGTGCAAGAAATCGCAAAACACATTGATTATAAAAAGATTATTGTAATATCAAGCGTAAAAAGCAAACACGAACTTCCTAAAAAAATGCTTTTAGCTCGATACACAAATTTATATAAATTGCTTCCCGTGAGCCTGATTAATTCTTTTGAATATTGGAAACAGTTTTCTTTCATAGATTCCATTACAAAACGCATCGAACTTTACGAAAAATACATTGGTATGCGTTCTCCTTTTTATTTGGAATGGTCTATTGATAAAATTGTAAATTGGGAACAAGATGCTCCTTTGCCTAATACTGTTCATATACAAGGAAGTAACGACAAAATTTTCCCTGTCAAATATATTTCTGATGCAATTATTATTGAAAAAGGAACACATATTATGATTATCAATCGGCACAGATGGTTCAATGAGAATTTACCTCGAATAATTGAAAATTAAGAATTCCTTAAAATTTTGCTAAAATCAAAAATTGTGTTACCTTCGCACGGAATATATAAAAAAACCAATTTATTAAGGGATTTAGTGATTTTTAATTTTTTTTAGATTTTATTTATCAATGAAGAAAATATTTTTTTTAGTTTCGGCTTTAACGCTTTTAAGTTGCTCAGAAACAGCTGATGAGAACACAATGATTATTGAAGGAAACATCGAAGGACTTAAAAAAGGAAAGATTTATCTGCAACAATATGACGGCGAAAAGCTAATCAATTTGGATTCAGTTGAAGCAAAGGGCGATGGCAAATTTACTTTCAGAAGAACGCTTGAAACTCCTGAAGTTTTTTACATTTACCTTGATTTAGACAAAAAAGAAGGAACTGACTTTGGTGACCGACTTCGTTTTTTTGGCGAGCCTACAACAATCAAAATCAATAGTAAACACGATATGTTTGATGTTCACGCAAAAATTGAAGGCTCTGAATCACAGAAACTTCTTGAGGAATACAATCGAAATATACGAAAATTTAGCAATCGAAATTTAGAGCTTTTGGAACAACAACTTAATGCTATAAAAGACCTAAATCAGAAAAAAGCCGATTCAATTAATCAACTTTCAGAAAAAAATACGCTTCGTCGTTACCTTTACACGCTGAATTTTGCCATCACGCATCCAAACTCTTACGTATCTCCTTACATTGCCTTGGCTGATGCTCCCGATGCAAACATCAAGTTTTTGGATTCCATACACAAGGTACTATCTCCGGAAGTAGCTTCTTCCAAATATGGTAAGGAACTGAAAAAACATATCGAAGAAGTAAAAAAAGAAAATTAAAAAATTCAACTTTTAATGAAGAAGATTGTAGCACTTACAGGAGCAGGCATTAGTGCCGAAAGCGGAATAAAAACATTTCGTGATTCGGACGGATTGTGGGAAGGACACAACGTAATGGAAGTTGCCTCTCCTGAAGGTTTCGCTAAAAATCCCAATCTTGTTCTGGATTTCTACAACCAACGTAGGCGACAACTTAAAGAAGTACACCCCAACTTAGCTCATATTATTTTATCAGAATTACAATCTGATTATGAAGTGGTTATAGTTACTCAAAATGTAGATGATTTACACGAAAGGGCGGGAAGCAAAAACATAATTCATCTTCACGGAGAGTTGTTAAAATCAAGAGGAATTGATAATGAGGAGCTTATTTTTGATTGTTTTGAGGATATTCATTTAGGAGATTTATCTCCTTCCGGAGTTCAATTGCGTCCACATATTGTGTGGTTTGGTGAGTCCGTACCTATGATTCCCAAAAGCATAAAAGAAGTAGAATCCGCTGATATTCTTTTGATTATAGGAACATCTTTACAAGTATATCCAGCAGCAGGACTTATGGATTATGCTCAATATAATACTCCTATATATTATGTGGATTTAAATCCTCAGATTCAGAGTAGAGGAAATTTAACAGTAATTAAAGAAAAAGCGTCTGTTGGTATGCAAAAAGTAGCTAATTTATTGAGAAAACATCAATAAATCTTCATCGATGGTGATAAGGTTCATTTTTCAATATTGTGAAAGCTCGATAAATTTGCTCCATAAAAAATAAGCGTATCATTTGATGAGAAAATGTTAATTTTGAGAGAGATAGCTTTCCGTTAGCCCTCGCGTACACCTCTTCGGAAAAACCGTAAGGTCCTCCTATTACAAACACGAGTTGCCTTGTACCTGCATTCATTTGCTTTTGTAAAAATTCCGAGAAACCAACCGAAGTATATTCTTTTCCTCGTTCATCTAACAAAATCAAATGATGAGAACTATCTATATTCTTCAAAATCAGCTCTCCTTCTTTTATTTTTTGTTGCTCCTCAC
Proteins encoded in this region:
- a CDS encoding GNAT family N-acetyltransferase, which translates into the protein MVEITDSEFLRQFQTKVNGEIAFVEYSVQERKIFFTKVHIPEVADKEFADEFIKAVLEEVSSRRLRVVPTCAEATAFFRRNKEYKELLPAGIRI
- a CDS encoding alpha/beta hydrolase, producing the protein MINTKTHIYLMPGMAASPKIFDFLKFPDNYEVHLLDWILPLKEESLSGYALRLSKNIKHEKPVLLGVSFGGIIVQEIAKHIDYKKIIVISSVKSKHELPKKMLLARYTNLYKLLPVSLINSFEYWKQFSFIDSITKRIELYEKYIGMRSPFYLEWSIDKIVNWEQDAPLPNTVHIQGSNDKIFPVKYISDAIIIEKGTHIMIINRHRWFNENLPRIIEN
- a CDS encoding DUF4369 domain-containing protein; amino-acid sequence: MKKIFFLVSALTLLSCSETADENTMIIEGNIEGLKKGKIYLQQYDGEKLINLDSVEAKGDGKFTFRRTLETPEVFYIYLDLDKKEGTDFGDRLRFFGEPTTIKINSKHDMFDVHAKIEGSESQKLLEEYNRNIRKFSNRNLELLEQQLNAIKDLNQKKADSINQLSEKNTLRRYLYTLNFAITHPNSYVSPYIALADAPDANIKFLDSIHKVLSPEVASSKYGKELKKHIEEVKKEN
- a CDS encoding SIR2 family NAD-dependent protein deacylase, which gives rise to MKKIVALTGAGISAESGIKTFRDSDGLWEGHNVMEVASPEGFAKNPNLVLDFYNQRRRQLKEVHPNLAHIILSELQSDYEVVIVTQNVDDLHERAGSKNIIHLHGELLKSRGIDNEELIFDCFEDIHLGDLSPSGVQLRPHIVWFGESVPMIPKSIKEVESADILLIIGTSLQVYPAAGLMDYAQYNTPIYYVDLNPQIQSRGNLTVIKEKASVGMQKVANLLRKHQ
- the rlmH gene encoding 23S rRNA (pseudouridine(1915)-N(3))-methyltransferase RlmH, which gives rise to MNIKLIAIGKTDNSALQQLITDYEKRLSHYVNFQLQIILDVKNSKSLSEEQQKIKEGELILKNIDSSHHLILLDERGKEYTSVGFSEFLQKQMNAGTRQLVFVIGGPYGFSEEVYARANGKLSLSKLTFSHQMIRLFFMEQIYRAFTILKNEPYHHR